In one window of Pseudomonadota bacterium DNA:
- the arsS gene encoding arsenosugar biosynthesis radical SAM protein ArsS (Some members of this family are selenoproteins.): protein MAPNVINSRGINLRGINSRATRQRQTTFPAIRRRGLSTLQVNLGYRCNQACVHCHVNAGPKRTEEMDRGVIDEVVAFLSASGVKTLDITGGAPELNPHFRDLVRAACGLGVHVIDRCNLTILEEPGQDGLAEFLAGAGVEVTASLPCYLEDNVDAQRGKGVFAASLRGLKRLNALGYGQAGTGLTLNLVYNPQGPHLPPPQAALEADYRERLAREHGIVFNALYAVANMPIERFARTLCARGEYQGYMALLRAAHRDENLETVMCRTLLSVDWRGHVYDCDFNQMLGIPLPTRSRPARLRDLIGRGLAGRPIAVAGHCYGCTAGQGSSCGGALQ, encoded by the coding sequence ATGGCGCCCAATGTGATCAACTCAAGGGGGATCAACTTAAGGGGGATCAACTCAAGGGCGACCCGTCAGCGACAGACGACCTTCCCCGCGATTCGCCGCAGGGGCCTATCGACGTTACAGGTCAACCTCGGTTATCGCTGCAACCAGGCCTGCGTCCACTGCCATGTGAACGCCGGCCCCAAGCGCACCGAGGAGATGGACCGGGGGGTCATCGACGAGGTCGTCGCCTTCCTGTCGGCGTCCGGGGTCAAGACCCTGGACATCACCGGGGGCGCGCCCGAGCTGAACCCGCATTTCCGCGATCTGGTGCGTGCGGCATGCGGGCTTGGGGTACATGTCATCGACCGCTGTAATCTCACTATCCTCGAAGAGCCGGGCCAGGATGGGCTGGCCGAGTTCCTGGCGGGAGCGGGGGTCGAGGTCACGGCCTCGCTGCCCTGCTATCTCGAGGACAATGTCGATGCCCAGCGCGGCAAGGGGGTATTCGCCGCGAGCCTGCGGGGACTCAAGCGCCTCAACGCGCTGGGTTACGGTCAAGCCGGGACGGGGCTCACCCTGAACCTCGTCTACAACCCGCAGGGCCCCCATCTGCCCCCGCCGCAGGCCGCGCTCGAGGCCGACTACCGCGAACGACTGGCCCGCGAGCACGGCATCGTCTTCAACGCCCTCTATGCCGTCGCCAACATGCCCATCGAGCGCTTCGCGCGCACCCTCTGTGCGCGCGGCGAATACCAGGGCTATATGGCGCTGCTGCGGGCGGCGCACCGGGATGAGAACCTGGAGACCGTCATGTGCCGCACGCTCCTGAGCGTGGATTGGCGGGGCCATGTGTATGATTGCGACTTCAATCAGATGTTGGGGATCCCGCTCCCGACCCGCAGCCGCCCCGCCCGGCTTCGCGACCTCATCGGTCGCGGGCTTGCGGGCCGGCCGATCGCGGTCGCGGGGCACTGCTACGGCTGTACCGCCGGCCAGGGCAGCAGTTGCGGGGGCGCTTTACAGTAA